One Drosophila virilis strain 15010-1051.87 chromosome 5, Dvir_AGI_RSII-ME, whole genome shotgun sequence DNA window includes the following coding sequences:
- the LOC6624837 gene encoding pseudouridylate synthase TRUB2, mitochondrial: MALTKVYDAATVFKHLNGIINVYKPAGIKVKHVRNAILSNICKGLNELEQREPRRLPKSRLLLGTGTAADTVLHKIAKDTDLSDHILAAGPRYMPDDIRCAAVASLGRHTSGVLLLGLNNGLKQSSLIQRNRPVRVYHVTARMGTATENHLPDSHVTVRANNRHVTAERISGLASSMQASHQRKMYELCGVDLQTQAAYELACKGLLRPADNSQPVVYGIKLIHFERPHFTLELHTINESEQYMAALVHDMAIELRTVAHCSQLRCIRHAHFDVTDSLLRHGWHLPGIVRNMRQQRDVLEAHPQLLEQQRVDLHAAPQ, encoded by the exons ATGGCACTTACAAAGGTCTACGATGCGGCCACTGTGTTTAAGCACTTAAATGGCatcataaatgtatataagcCGGCTGGTATTAAGGTCAAGCACGTGCGCAACGCCATTCTAAGCAACATTTGCAAAG GACTTAATGAACTCGAGCAGAGAGAACCACGTAGATTACCGAAGAGCAGACTGCTTCTGGGCACTGGCACTGCCGCGGACACTGTCCTGCATAAGATAGCCAAAGATACAGATCTTTCGGATCACATACTAGCTGCTGGCCCAAGATACATGCCCGATGACATTCGCTGTGCCGCCGTCGCCTCACTTGGTAGGCACACAAGCGGCGTCTTGT TGCTCGGCCTGAACAATGGACTGAAACAATCGAGCCTCATACAGCGCAATCGGCCGGTGCGCGTCTACCATGTGACCGCTCGCATGGGTACCGCCACAGAGAATCACTTGCCCGATTCGCACGTCACGGTGCGCGCCAACAATCGTCATGTCACCGCAGAGCGCATCAGCGGCTTGGCCTCTTCCATGCAAGCCTCACACCAGCGCAAAATGTACGAACTATGCGGCGTCGATCTACAAACGCAGGCGGCATACGAGCTGGCCTGCAAGGGCCTTCTTCGGCCTGCAGACAACAGCCAACCGGTCGTCTATGGCATCAAGCTAATACATTTTGAACGGCCTCACTTTACGCTCGAGCTGCACACCATCAACGAGAGCGAACAGTATATGGCGGCCCTGGTGCATGACATGGCCATAGAGCTGCGCACGGTTGCGCACTGTTCGCAGCTGCGTTGCATACGCCATGCCCACTTCGATGTGACGGACAGTCTGCTGAGGCATGGCTGGCATCTGCCGGGCATCGTGAGAAATATGAGGCAACAGCGAGATGTGCTTGAAGCTCATCCGCAGTTGTTGGAGCAACAGCGCGTGGATCTGCACGCTGCGCCACAATAG
- the LOC6624839 gene encoding fatty acyl-CoA reductase wat translates to MESEITKFYEDKTIFLTGASGFLGRVIIEKLLRATEVKRIYVLIRPKRGKDTQERIAGWKTNPLFEVLLKAKPNILERVVAIEGDCKEPDLGISPTDRDLLTQQVELVVHGAATVNFAEPLHVALDINARATHQMLQLAKQMHRLVAFVHVSTAFSNCISHFITERYYPEYLSCSAKKVLALREMLDRDTNLFDKMAPVLLDRFPNTYTYTKALAEQLIQTEAGDLPVCIFRPASIAATNKEPISDWIDNIYGPIAIIHGLLYGVLRVLPLNLNAESNIVPVDNCANLVLSCAWRTAMEAAQRKEQVIGSPPLIYNFAPSGENVIINVFIDDAVKRKRHFYPVTLAKWYPFLHATTKPRLFKLAAIFYHLLPAYMVDLYLRLRGQKPRMVAMYQKIHRYIDVMQHFMINNWSFETFNTDRLWEYMSEADRQLFEFDMQSLDWDSYLDRLFLGMRTYLCKSEESLRRGRPKIKCFSILHRLLQFSLVKRLLGL, encoded by the exons atgGAATCCGAAATTACGAAGTTTTATGAAGACAAAACGATTTTTTTAACCGGTGCCAGTGGATTTTTGGGAAGAG TTATCATTGAGAAgctgctgcgtgcaacagaggTAAAGCGTATTTATGTGTTGATAAGACCCAAACGGGGCAAGGACACACAGGAGCGCATTGCCGGATGGAAAACCAATCCC CTTTTTGAAGTGCTACTCAAAGCCAAGCCGAACATATTGGAGCGCGTGGTGGCCATAGAGGGGGACTGCAAGGAGCCTGATCTGGGCATCAGCCCGACGGATCGCGATCTGCTTACGCAGCAGGTGGAGCTGGTGGTGCACGGAGCGGCAACTGTCAACTTTGCGGAGCCACTGCATGTGGCATTGGACATCAATGCGCGTGCCACACACcagatgctgcagctggccAAGCAGATGCACCGTTTGGTGGCATTCGTGCACGTATCCACGGCCTTTTCCAACTGTATAAGCCACTTCATTACGGAACGCTATTATCCGGAGTACTTGAGCTGCAGCGCTAAAAAGGTATTGGCGCTAAGAGAAATGCTGGACAGGGACACGAATCTATTCGATAAGATGGCTCCCGTGCTGCTCGACAGGTTTCCCAATACATACACCTACACAAAGGCTCTGGCCGAGCAGTTAATCCAGACAGAGGCGGGGGATTTGCCGGTGTGCATCTTTCGTCCAGCTTCCA TTGCGGCGACCAATAAGGAGCCTATTTCCGACTGGATAGACAACATCTATGGACCCATTGCTATAATCCATGGATTGTTATATGGTGTTTTACGTGTCTTACCCCTCAATCTGAATGCTGAATCCAACATTGTGCCCGTGGACAATTGTGCCAATCTGGTGCTATCCTGTGCCTGGCGCACGGCCATGGAGGCGGCTCAGCGCAAAGAACAGGTCATTGGAAGCCCTCCTCTCATTTACAACTTTGCGCCTAGCGGGGaaaatgtaattattaatGTGTTTATCGACGATGCCGTGAAAAGAAAACGTCACTTTTATCCCGTAACTCTGGCGAAATGGTACCCCTTCCTGCACGCCACCACCAAACCCCGGCTATTCAAATTGGCAGCAATCTTTTATCATCTGCTGCCCGCCTACATGGTTGATCTATATCTGCGCCTGCGCGGCCAGAAGCCACGCATGGTGGCCATGTACCAGAAGATCCACAGGTATATCGATGTGATGCAACACTTTATGATCAACAACTGGAGCTTTGAGACATTCAACACGGATCGGCTGTGGGAATACATGTCTGAAGCGGATCGGCAGCTCTTTGAGTTTGATATGCAATCCCTGGACTGGGATAGCTATTTGGACCGCTTATTTCTCGGCATGCGCACCTATCTGTGCAAAAGTGAAGAGTCCCTTAGGCGCGGTCGTCCGAAAATTAAATG TTTCTCTATACTTCATCGACTCCTGCAGTTCAGCCTTGTAAAACGGCTGCTAGGCCtgtaa
- the SmydA-5 gene encoding SET domain-containing protein SmydA-8 translates to MAALSPKCAVCDVAASLTCTRCKMVRYCNGEHQKQHWPQHKSCCRPFRVQQDEQLGRYLVATQDIKAKQIIFVEEPLVVGPKWFLTEHEKSASIVPCVGCYTPCRLGKHQCRNCRWPVCSASCLHEKLECSVLSLGTAPTAKSDARALHDYYRHDALLVLKCLLLQRQQPERWQALLEMQSHAEERLGTELQQEAEQRIVSYLEQRFLQRLKQSKNRECCQLSDYEPELLHRLCGIIETNYMVIELATGVELSGLFRQACMMEHACQPNCYFQFDSATQRIAVRAGCDMKRGDHLKITYTNILWGTQMRQHHLRMTKHFSCRCARCEDPTEYGSYVSAMRCLGDVSKSCVGVQLPLDPLNEQTQWKCDTCPVLLDAAYVTEVQTHMTEEVDQLLAGRPTASQVELLLARLSQLLHPNHFHMFNLKHTLIQLYGHEPGLELTELSDLQLGRKQRLCEELYNVCQRLDPHSIKLAIYVSVILIEMAHTLEEQARRQPTKAKSQLELARSHVLEAVDVLEKVQDSVAGKKLHEKLQRDLFEHDKLTLAHCHSQTAV, encoded by the exons ATGGCAGCTCTGAGTCCCAAATGTGCCGTCTGCGATGTGGCCGCGTCGCTCACCTGCACCCGCTGCAAGATGGTGCGCTACTGCAACGGGGAGCACCAGAAGCAGCATTGGCCACAGCACAAGAGCTGCTGCCGGCCCTTTCGGGTGCAGCAGGACGAGCAGCTGGGACGCTACTTGGTGGCCACTCAGGACATAAAGGCCAAGCAGATTATATTTGTGGAGGAGCCCCTTGTCGTGGGCCCCAAGTGGTTTCTCACCGAACACGAGAAATCGGCCAGCATTGTGCCCTGTGTGGGCTGCTATACGCCCTGTCGCCTGGGCAAGCATCAGTGCCGCAA CTGTCGCTGGCCCGTCTGCAGTGCCAGCTGCCTGCACGAGAAATTAGAGTGCAGTGTGCTCAGCCTGGGCACTGCGCCCACTGCCAAGTCGGATGCACGTGCTCTGCATGACTATTACCGTCATGATGCGCTGCTGGTGCTGaagtgcctgctgctgcagcggcaacagccgGAGCGCTGGCAGGCCCTGCTGGAGATGCAGTCACACGCGGAGGAACGCTTGGGCACAGAGCTGCAGCAGGAGGCGGAACAGCGCATTGTTAGCTATCTGGAGCAGCGCTTTCTGCAGCGCCTCAAGCAGAGCAAAAACCGTGAGTGCTGCCAGCTCAGCGACTATGAGCCGGAGTTGCTGCATCGCCTGTGCGGCATAATAGAGACCAACTACATGGTCATCGAGCTGGCGACGGGTGTGGAGCTGAGCGGACTCTTTCGGCAGGCCTGCATGATGGAGCACGCCTGCCAGCCCAACTGCTACTTTCAGTTCGATTCCGCCACGCAGCGCATTGCGGTACGCGCCGGCTGCGATATGAAGAGGGGCGACCACCTGAAGATCACCTACACAAACATATTGTGGGGCACGCAGATGCGGCAACACCATCTGCGCATGACCAAGCACTTCAGCTGCCGCTGCGCGCGCTGCGAGGATCCCACCGAGTACGGCAGCTATGTGAGCGCTATGCGCTGCCTGGGCGATGTGTCCAAGTCGTGCGTGGGCgtgcagctgccgctggaTCCACTCAACGAGCAGACCCAATGGAAGTGCGACACTTGCCCCGTCTTGCTGGATGCTGCTTATGTGACGGAAGTGCAAACCCACATGACCGAAGAGGTGGACCAGCTATTGGCCGGCCGACCCACGGCCAGTCAAGTGGAATTGCTGTTGGCTCGGCTGTCCCAGTTGCTGCATCCCAATCACTTTCACATGTTCAATTTGAAGCACACACTTATTCAGCTTTACGGCCATGAGCCGGGCCTGGAGCTGACCGAGCTAAGCGATCTTCAGCTGGGTCGCAAGCAGCGACTATGTGAGGAGCTGTATAATGTTTGCCAACGTCTTGATCCGCACAGCATCAAGCTGGCCATCTATGTGAGTGTCATTCTGATTGAGATGGCACACACGCTAGAGGAGCAGGCGCGTAGACAGCCTACAAAGGCAAAATCTCAACTGGAGCTGGCTAGATCCCATGTACTGGAGGCGGTGGATGTGCTAGAAAAGGTACAGGACTCTGTGGCTGGCAAGAAGTTGCATGAAAAGCTGCAGCGTGATCTATTCGAGCATGACAAATTGACGCTGGCACACTGCCATAGCCAGACTGCAGTTTAA
- the l(2)k09848 gene encoding WD repeat-containing protein 74, giving the protein MKWTTANLKHPNYTAKHELFVGTHTGSFKHLLPAAEQNPHTQSNLSDISALDKESRVTTLAFGNEAQTEILLGRAKNVAELHSLGIGGGINTRRVNFTGAPIVGLARYNNNLIAGIGNGQIQSLSLDAMDEEEEKQEKEPVIINTGDHMDHLRQCSTATHIVATGGKARQNNLKVYDLSADGKQIFSSKNLPNDYLQLEVPVWDSDIGFVDGPNVLATCSRHGYVRLYDTRKQRRPVSHFASEEHGMSFATLAARGNYIYTGTTMGVLKAFDTRRMKTHVHTYKGFTGGISDLHLDETGKYLSSASLDRYVRVHEADSTVLLYQCYVKSKATKVLIRQLPEELRKESSDDENKGEQEVKTRSQKKRALKTTPLDTEYEDMFDQMPTVGDSDDEAVEKQTPVATKRKAPKQTQKTKKKKQ; this is encoded by the exons ATGAAGTGGACTACAGCGAACCTGAAACATCCCAATTATACAGCCAAACATGAATTGTTTGTGGGCACACACACGGGCTCCTTTAAAC ATCTGCTGCCCGCTGCTGAGCAGAATCCACATACTCAGTCAAATCTCAGCGATATAAGCGCCCTAGATAAGGAATCGCGTGTAACAACGCTGGCCTTTGGAAATGAAGCGCAAACCGAAATTCTGCTCGGTCGAGCTAAAAACGTTGCCGAACTCCATTCGCTTGGAATTGGCGGTGGCATCAACACGCGGCGAGTTAATTTTACAGGCGCTCCAATTGTGGGTTTGGCGCGctataacaacaatttgattGCTGGCATTGGCAATGGACAAATACAGAGCTTGTCGCTTGATGCAAtggacgaggaggaggagaagcAGGAGAAAGAGCCAGTCATTATCAACACAGGTGATCATATGGATCATTTACGTCAGTGCTCCACGGCTACGCACATTGTAGCCACCGGCGGCAAGGCACGACAGAATAATCTTAAAGTTTACGATTTGAGCGCCGATGGCAAGCAAATATTTAGCTCCAAGAATTTGCCCAACGATTATTTGCAACTCGAGGTGCCCGTTTGGGATAGCGATATTGGCTTCGTGGATGGCCCAAACGTATTAGCCACCTGTTCGCGCCATGGCTATGTGAGGCTCTACGACACGCGAAAGCAACGGCGTCCAGTTTCACACTTTGCCAGTGAGGAGCACGGCATGAGCTTCGCGACGCTGGCGGCGCGCGgtaattacatatatacaggCACTACCATGGGCGTTTTGAAG GCATTTGACACGCGCCGCATGAAAACTCATGTGCACACCTACAAAGGATTTACGGGGGGCATTAGCGACCTGCATCTGGATGAGACGGGCAAATACTTGAGCTCAGCTTCCCTCGATCGCTATGTGCGTGTTCATGAGGCCGACTCGACAGTGCTGCTGTATCAGTGCTATGTGAAGTCGAAGGCAACCAAAGTGCTTATTAGGCAGCTGCCGGAGGAACTGCGGAAAGAGTCCAGCGATGATGAGAATAAAGGGGAACAGGAAGTGAAAACGCGTAGCCAAAAGAAGCGAGCACTGAAAACAACGCCGCTGGACACCGAATATGAGGATATGTTTGATCAGATGCCCACCGTGGG TGACAGCGATGATGAGGCGGTCGAGAAGCAAACGCCGGTGGCCACAAAGCGGAAAGCGCCCAAACAAAcgcagaaaacaaaaaagaaaaaacaataa
- the LOC6624840 gene encoding fatty acyl-CoA reductase wat codes for MESEIKKFYEDKTIFVTGGSGFLGRVIIEKLLRATEVKRIYVLIRPKRGKDTQERIAGWKTNPLFEVLLKAKANILERVVAIEGDCKEPDLGISPTDRDLLTQQVELVVHGAATVNFAEPLHVALDINTRATHQMLQLAKQMHRLVAFVHVSTAFSNCISHFITERYYPEYLSCSAKKVLALREMLDRDTNIFDKMAPVLLDRFPNTYTYTKALAEQLIQTEAGDLPVCIFRPASIVATNKEPISGWIDNIYGPIAILYGVSYGILRVAPLNLNAESNIVPVDGCANLVLSCAWRTAMEAAQRKEQVIGSPPVIYNYAPCGENVINNREFIGAVKRKRHVFPMTKVIWYPFLHATTKPWLFKLATIFYHLLPAYMVDIYLRLRGQKPRMVGIYEKIHRNIDAVQHFMINNWSFGSPNTDRLWECMSAVDQQLFEFDMKSLDWNSYFDRALFGMRTYLCKEDPTEESIQIARKKMNRFLILHRLLQFSILCIAIAIVGWLLRLFL; via the exons atggAATCCGAAATTAAGAAGTTTTATGAAGACAAAACGATTTTTGTAACCGGTGGCAGTGGATTTTTGGGAAGAG TTATCATTGAGAAactgctgcgtgcaacagaggTAAAGCGTATTTATGTGTTGATAAGACCCAAACGGGGCAAGGACACACAGGAGCGCATTGCCGGATGGAAAACCAATCCC CTTTTTGAAGTGCTACTCAAAGCCAAGGCGAACATATTGGAGCGGGTGGTGGCCATAGAGGGGGACTGCAAGGAGCCTGATCTGGGCATCAGCCCGACGGATCGCGATCTGCTTACGCAGCAGGTGGAGCTGGTGGTGCACGGAGCGGCAACTGTCAACTTTGCGGAGCCACTGCATGTGGCATTGGACATCAATACGCGTGCCACACACcagatgctgcagctggccAAGCAGATGCACCGTTTGGTGGCATTCGTGCACGTATCCACGGCCTTTTCCAACTGTATAAGCCACTTCATTACGGAACGCTATTATCCGGAGTACTTGAGCTGCAGCGCTAAGAAGGTATTGGCGCTAAGAGAAATGCTGGACAGGGACACGAATATTTTCGATAAAATGGCGCCCGTGCTGCTCGACAGGTTTCCCAATACATACACCTACACAAAGGCTCTGGCCGAGCAGTTGATCCAGACAGAGGCGGGGGATTTGCCGGTGTGCATCTTTCGTCCAGCTTCCA TTGTGGCTACCAATAAGGAGCCTATTTCCGGTTGGATAGACAACATCTACGGACCCATTGCTATACTCTATGGCGTCTCATATGGTATTTTACGTGTCGCCCCCCTCAATCTGAATGCTGAATCCAACATTGTGCCCGTGGACGGTTGTGCCAATCTGGTGCTGTCCTGTGCCTGGCGCACGGCCATGGAGGCGGCTCAGCGCAAAGAACAGGTCATTGGAAGCCCTCCTGTCATTTACAACTATGCACCCTGCGGTGAAAACGTAATTAATAATAGGGAATTCATAGGAGCCGTGAAAAGAAAACGTCACGTATTTCCCATGACGAAGGTGATATGGTATCCGTTCCTGCACGCCACCACCAAGCCCTGGCTCTTTAAATTGGCAACCATTTTTTATCATTTGCTGCCCGCCTACATGGTTGATATATATCTGCGCCTGCGCGGTCAAAAGCCACGCATGGTGGGCATTTACGAGAAGATCCACAGAAATATCGATGCAGTCCAACACTTTATGATCAACAATTGGAGCTTCGGGTCACCCAACACGGATCGATTATGGGAATGCATGTCTGCAGTGGATCAGCAGCTCTTTGAGTTCGATATGAAATCCCTGGATTGGAACAGTTACTTCGATCGCGCCTTGTTCGGCATGCGCACTTATCTGTGCAAAGAGGATCCAACCGAAGAGTCCATACAGATCGCTCGTAAGAAAATGAACCG gTTTCTTATTCTTCATCGACTCTTGCAGTTCAGTATATTatgcattgccattgccattgtgGGATGGCTGCTGCGTCTGTTCCTATAA
- the ppk6 gene encoding sodium channel protein Nach has protein sequence MANIVKWPPIGRGSPRGRQRLIQYWRSHPFRLAISNTFWEYTERTKVSGMWLLRRNRTQGLSRLIWSSVLVQLLLLSIFLTLLLWLKFYSYPILNTISNDLSITDVAFPGVTICSPKTVNKERVHRYVRTLQIPKEYDVADVAAGFEFLNAFTDQSFVPPSHESYKVTDDVLRLNNVSIWEAAMAVSPGCADFVKRCFWGYTEFPCNQSHEYLSFIPTTAFLGPCCSFNYNPRNASFLPFSANIFGMDGGLTFIGAEGSERNLSTGLIVLVHHPMDYVTETAASVTITARSESFVEVSPTVQTSSTEVLELSESKRDCLISDDVQQRNYRQASCLLACQTEAIGKRCGCHPYLLPIVSEKFKVCNLNDTFCYSDNYDNFKSLRCDQCLPNCYDVTYSTLSYKTDLNLHQFSVSNFYTTELLNNDSFVLRVYLAKQVVPVIRKVTVMSWIGLLSDLGGIFNLCLGLSMISIVEFFYYCTYRLYINYQQQRELHLKQAWK, from the exons ATGGCCAACATTGTCAAGTGGCCGCCCATCGGGCGCGGCTCGCCACGTGGCAGGCAGAGGCTGATTCAATACTGGAGAAGCCATCCGTTCAGGCTGGCCATTTCCAACACCTTCTGGGAGTATACGGAGCGCACCAAGGTGAGCGGCATGTGGCTGCTAAGACGCAATCGCACGCAAGGCTTATCCAG ATTGATTTGGTCGTCGGtgctggtgcagctgctgctgttaagcATCTTTCTGACCTTGCTGCTTTGGTTGAAGTTCTACTCGTATCCCATACTGAACACCATTTCGAATGATTTGTCCATCACGGATGTGGCTTTTCCCGGCGTCACAATATGCAGTCCCAAAACGGTCAACAAAGAGCGCGTCCACCGCTACGTCCGAACGCT CCAGATACCAAAGGAATATGATGTAGCCGATGTGGCAGCTGGATTTGAGTTTCTCAATGCCTTCACGGATCAGAGTTTTGTGCCGCCATCGCATGAAAGCTACAAGGTTACAGATGATGTGCTGCGCCTTAACAATGTGTCCATTTGGGAGGCTGCCATGGCTGTCAGTCCGGGCTGTGCGGATTTTGTGAAGCGCTGCTTTTGGGGCTACACGGAGTTTCCATGTAACCAGAGCCACGAGTATTTATCCTTTATACCCACAACGGCATTCCTTGGTCCCTGCTGCTCGTTCAACTACAATCCGCGCAATGCCAGCTTTCTGCCCTTCTCCGCCAATATCTTTGGCATGGATGGCGGTCTCACTTTCATTGGCGCTGAGGGCTCTGAGCGCAATCTAAGCACCGGTCTCATTGTGCTTGTTCATCATCCCATGGATTATGTAACCGAGACAGCTGCATCGGTCACCATAACTGCCAGATCCGAGAGCTTTGTCGAGGTCTCGCCCACCGTGCAGACCTCCTCGACGGAGGTGCTCGAGCTGTCGGAGAGCAAGCGCGATTGCCTCATCTCAGATGATGTGCAGCAGCGTAACTATCGTCAGGCATCCTGCCTGCTGGCCTGCCAGACGGAGGCCATTGGCAAGCGCTGCGGCTGTCATCCCTACTTGCTGCCTATTGTGAGCGAGAAGTTCAAGGTGTGCAATCTAAACGATACCTTCTGCTACTCGGATAACTATG ACAATTTTAAGAGCTTACGCTGTGATCAGTGCTTGCCAAATTGCTATGACGTCACGTACTCAACGCTATCCTATAAAACAGATCTCAACCTGCATCAGTTCTCCGTGAGTAACTTTTA CACAACCGAGCTGCTCAACAATGACAGCTTTGTGTTGCGCGTGTATTTGGCCAAGCAGGTGGTGCCAGTAATACGAAAGGTGACTGTCATGTCGTGGATTGGACTGTTGT CTGACTTGGGCGGCATTTTCAATCTGTGTCTGGGTCTGAGCATGATATCCATTGTGGAGTTCTTTTACTACTGCACTTATCGCTTGTACATAAACTATCAGCAGCAAAGGGAGCTGCATCTAAAACAGGCTTGGAAATAG